Proteins from a genomic interval of Rosa chinensis cultivar Old Blush chromosome 2, RchiOBHm-V2, whole genome shotgun sequence:
- the LOC112185373 gene encoding classical arabinogalactan protein 9: protein MESLILILYILISSTLCDARSLSQTQKAEQHRSTTQILKKLKVTNHIDIPVVQASSPFSSPPSVSPAPNPLPTATVPPNLPYCVNPQLPPTILSPTYPPQNGPSPHQPCIILSPPNNTPTQPNIPLSPPISPLSPPAVNPFPTVNSPPPTGPKNTPPHTKPQSGVWCVAKPTVPDPIVQAAMDYACGSGADCKSIQPNGSCYHPETLLSHASYAFNNYWQRRKVAGGTCDFGGTAMLVTADPSFDGCQFSFNG from the exons ATGGAGTCCCTAATACTAATCCTTTACATCCTCATTTCCAGCACTCTATGTG ATGCAAGAAGTTTATCCCAAACCCAGAAAGCAGAACAACACAGAAGTACCACTCAAATACTGAAGAAGCTGAAAGTAACAAACCACATAGACATACCAGTAGTACAAGCCAGctctccattttcttctccACCTTCTGTTTCACCAGCACCAAACCCATTGCCTACTGCAACTGTCCCTCCTAATCTTCCCTATTGTGTAAATCCACAACTACCACCTACTATTTTATCTCCCACATACCCACCTCAAAATGGGCCTAGCCCACACCAACCCTGCATCATTCTAAGCCCACCCAACAATACCCCAACCCAACCCAACATTCCTCTAAGCCCACCCATAAGTCCTCTAAGCCCACCAGCAGTCAATCCCTTCCCTACAGTCAACTCCCCACCACCAACTGGACCCAAAAACACTCCTCCACACACAAAGCCCCAGTCTGGAGTGTGGTGTGTGGCCAAGCCGACCGTGCCCGACCCGATAGTCCAAGCGGCCATGGACTATGCGTGCGGGTCGGGCGCGGACTGCAAGTCAATTCAGCCCAACGGGTCGTGCTACCATCCCGAGACGTTGCTCTCCCATGCGTCGTATGCGTTCAACAATTACTGGCAGAGAAGGAAGGTGGCCGGAGGGACTTGTGATTTTGGAGGGACAGCGATGCTGGTCACTGCTGATCCAA
- the LOC112190352 gene encoding uncharacterized protein LOC112190352: MALEGDSLLTSLKLQQEEQRERLIIVSGPCKVVEYLQPVMSKELLCKFPDNSAFDFDYTQSSIWSPLVPRAYAPMDLDFDFDFMTPRKLTFDQVELESNNQSSSIKKVGSSGKKKMCTAGFNLNLSALKKKKWRSKKNKMALVPDFSPTPVKGNCYPIASKVWNKVLKAASKHFKKKKRDPMAHVRLSNYIKEGNI; the protein is encoded by the exons ATGGCACTGGAAGGAGATTCACTACTCACTTCACTAAAACTACAACAggaagaacagagagagaggcTTATTATAGTGAGCGGTCCTTGCAAGGTGGTTGAGTATTTGCAGCCAGTAATGTCAAAAGAGCTTCTCTGCAAGTTCCCAGACAACTCTGCCTTCGATTTCGACTACACGCAGAGCTCGATATGGTCTCCGCTGGTCCCGCGGGCTTACGCTCCGATGGATTTGGACTTCGATTTCGATTTCATGACCCCGAGAAAGCTCACATTTGATCAAGTGGAGTTGGAGTCTAACAATCAAAGTAGCAGCATCAAGAAAGTGGGTTCTAGTGGTAAGAAGAAGATGTGCACTGCTGGGTTTAATCTTAACTTGAGtgcattgaagaagaagaagtggagaAGCAAGAAGAACAAGATGGCATTGGTACCTGATTTCTCTCCAACTCCTGTTAAGGGTAATTGTTACCCCATTGCCTCAAAG GTATGGAATAAGGTGCTGAAAGCTGCCTCCAAGCacttcaagaagaagaagagagatccAATGGCTCATGTGAGGCTCTCCAATTACATCAAAGAGGGAAATATCTGA
- the LOC112190351 gene encoding anthocyanidin 3-O-glucosyltransferase 2, with the protein MKRAGLVFVPTPAVGHLVSTIEFSKRMLNLSDRFSVIILVMKSPFGVAADQPNTSQPVPAASHTHIKLIHLPTVDPPTEFESVEKFLGDYIDKYKNHVKDTIINQVLPNTSQIAGVIVDMFCTTMIDVAHELKVPSFVFFTSGAAFLGLLLYLQKRYDQVGKVFEESDPDSIVPSYINPVPTNVMPGFAFNNGGYISFANHARRFKETKGIIINTLVELESHAVHSLFDGNENEQSQAQPHVYAVGPLVDIKGKYEVQSNLTKVDKIMKWLDEQSPKSVVFLCFGSSGSFDETQLKEMAIGLEQSGQRFLWSVRQNPPKGTMATPGEHTNYDDFLPHGFSERTKGMGMWCGWAPQVEVLSHRAIGGFVSHCGWNSILESLWFGVPIVTWPLYAEQQLNAFQMTRDLGLGVELSVIYRKDGGDFVTADEIERALRRLMEGDGEIRKRVQEMSGICRKAVDDGGSSSAAFGSLIEVMLASLKTKSG; encoded by the exons ATGAAGAGAGCAGGGCTTGTGTTCGTCCCCACACCAGCTGTAGGTCATCTAGTATCCACAATCGAGTTCTCGAAACGTATGTTGAATCTAAGCGATCGATTCTCAGTAATAATTCTTGTAATGAAATCGCCATTTGGAGTCGCTGCGGATCAGCCAAACACTAGTCAGCCGGTTCCTGCAGCGTCCCACACCCACATAAAACTCATCCATCTTCCCACTGTAGATCCCCCAACTGAGTTTGAGTCTGTAGAGAAGTTCCTCGGTGATTACATAGACAAATACAAGAACCATGTCAAGGACACCATTATCAACCAGGTCTTACCTAACACGTCACAAATTGCTGGAGTGATTGTTGACATGTTCTGCACTACCATGATTGACGTAGCCCATGAACTCAAGGTTCCATCATTTGTTTTCTTCACTTCTGGAGCAGCTTTTCTTGGTTTGTTGCTCTACCTTCAAAAACGGTACGACCAAGTTGGCAAAGTGTTTGAAGAATCGGATCCTGACTCGATTGTACCGAGTTATATCAACCCAGTGCCCACAAATGTAATGCCTGGATTTGCCTTCAACAATGGTGGATACATTTCATTTGCAAACCATGCTAGAAGGTTCAAGGAAACCAAGGGCATAATCATCAACACGTTGGTTGAGCTCGAATCCCATGCGGTTCACTCACTTTTTGATGGTAATGAAAATGAGCAAAGTCAAGCGCAGCCGCATGTTTACGCAGTTGGTCCCTTGGTTGACATCAAAGGTAAGTATGAAGTTCAATCTAACCTTACCAAAGTTGACAAGATCATGAAATGGCTTGATGAGCAGTCCCCAAAATCAGTGGTGTTCCTCTGCTTTGGGAGCTCTGGGAGCTTTGATGAAACCCAATTGAAAGAGATGGCAATCGGGCTCGAGCAAAGTGGCCAGAGATTCTTGTGGTCTGTACGCCAAAACCCACCAAAAGGAACCATGGCAACGCCAG GTGAGCACACAAATTATGATGATTTTTTACCTCATGGATTTTCGGAGAGGACTAAAGGGATGGGAATGTGGTGTGGGTGGGCCCCACAAGTGGAGGTTTTAAGTCATAGAGCAATTGGGGGATTTGTCTCACATTGTGGGTGGAACTCTATATTGGAAAGCTTGTGGTTTGGTGTGCCTATTGTTACTTGGCCATTGTATGCTGAGCAACAGCTCAATGCATTTCAGATGACGAGGGACTTGGGATTGGGGGTGGAGTTGAGTGTTATTTACAGAAAGGATGGTGGTGACTTTGTAACGGCGGATGAGATTGAGAGAGCTCTGAGACGTTTGATGGAGGGTGATGGTGAGATTAGGAAGAGGGTTCAAGAAATGAGTGGAATATGTAGGAAGGCTGTTGATGATGGTGGGTCTTCTTCTGCTGCTTTTGGCAGCTTAATTGAGGTCATGTTAGCAAGCCTTAAAACTAAAAGCGGTTGA